One genomic window of uncultured Campylobacter sp. includes the following:
- a CDS encoding chemotaxis response regulator CheY, whose product MKILVVDDSSTMRRIIKNTLQRLGHQEILEAEHGVEAWQILGQHSDINVLITDWNMPEMNGLELVKKVRAEQKYVDMPIIMVTTEGGKAEVITALKAGVNNYIVKPFTPQVLKEKLEDVLG is encoded by the coding sequence AGAATTATAAAAAACACCCTACAAAGGCTCGGACATCAAGAAATTTTGGAGGCCGAGCACGGAGTCGAAGCATGGCAAATTTTGGGTCAGCACAGCGATATAAACGTGCTTATTACCGACTGGAATATGCCTGAGATGAACGGCCTTGAACTCGTAAAAAAGGTCCGCGCCGAGCAAAAATACGTCGATATGCCTATCATCATGGTAACGACCGAGGGCGGTAAAGCCGAGGTCATCACCGCGCTAAAAGCAGGGGTCAATAACTACATCGTAAAGCCGTTTACGCCGCAAGTTTTAAAAGAAAAACTTGAAGACGTCTTGGGCTAA
- a CDS encoding tetratricopeptide repeat protein, whose amino-acid sequence MAQNDDENVVILEDIDEEQSPETSSLDEPNNSQEDGLVSLDELEPVVQEEPPQEAQEETKKSKKKLFIIGGTAGALVTIIAVVLFFVFRGEKKPPIDEKQIVKDIEERYESQKFGSSKIDDMIAKANLLYEKGNKFEALKIYENIAVYNQSLSNYNLGVSQMRQGKFEDALESFKKAIANDENVAVSAINAAVSSLELKNEQNFNYYINLANSFLYKEADSPLYNYYYALINYYKGQYVEALAALSHAENGYYKDRYDYLSAKILSFIGDDAEAIKKLEAQKEFDADLALGMLYARLGQYEKARNKLNLALSKGGDSNKINSMIAIINLKDGKFEAATNEIKAVFHEDPLFLNANFPIKTILNPELFDVNLAQAHFKNDLFFDKTKRYETLFYFAPYKVFDPNQTINYIRKGGVSLFLDDASAAGNYLNASGALSKVNLELSSAIANALNYKLKQANAQFASLISLYPEHSVLHYDLALSYAQLGNFSMAAKHFIMSYHLDPTNHLAGVLGAIANDINAVDNAKLLQEISENLDHDSSSKDAPVSQALMALIANNSGALMRWLEEDKEETALNLAFDAIIAKMTDKGAEFAKKTQILKAKLPEDIVANILDFIANYKDEGIKKYVEQIQIYFHDKRLNDAAFYHGANIIKEQYIKLLQISGLLNYERQKLKALLKQDANNADLLQTLAYIDIFTNDFEESYQIYNRIIDEFKINDAGTLFLAAVAAIGSNHPQNATALLELSKLTDPNAMESRVALGHLYQEIDNIEAATIQYGLIKDPNFKSKFVDFMIDYEKLKK is encoded by the coding sequence GTGGCGCAAAACGACGACGAAAACGTAGTAATCCTTGAAGACATAGACGAAGAGCAAAGCCCCGAGACAAGCTCCTTAGACGAACCGAATAATAGCCAAGAAGACGGCTTAGTCTCGCTTGACGAGCTAGAACCCGTCGTCCAAGAAGAGCCACCGCAAGAGGCACAAGAAGAGACTAAAAAAAGCAAGAAAAAGCTTTTTATCATCGGCGGGACGGCAGGCGCGCTCGTCACCATCATAGCCGTAGTTTTGTTTTTCGTTTTTAGAGGCGAAAAAAAGCCGCCCATAGACGAAAAACAGATCGTAAAAGATATCGAGGAGCGCTACGAGTCGCAAAAATTCGGTAGCTCAAAGATCGACGACATGATCGCTAAGGCAAATTTACTCTACGAAAAGGGCAATAAATTCGAAGCGTTGAAAATATACGAAAATATCGCCGTCTACAACCAAAGCCTCTCAAACTACAATCTTGGCGTCTCGCAGATGAGGCAAGGTAAATTCGAAGACGCGCTAGAAAGCTTTAAAAAAGCGATCGCAAACGACGAAAACGTCGCCGTTAGCGCCATAAACGCCGCGGTTAGCTCGCTAGAACTAAAAAACGAGCAAAATTTTAACTATTATATAAATCTCGCTAATTCGTTTTTGTATAAGGAGGCAGACTCTCCGCTATACAACTACTACTACGCGCTAATAAACTACTATAAAGGCCAGTACGTCGAGGCTCTAGCGGCTCTCTCGCACGCCGAAAACGGCTACTATAAAGACCGCTACGACTACCTCTCGGCTAAAATTTTAAGCTTTATCGGCGACGATGCCGAAGCGATAAAAAAACTAGAAGCGCAAAAGGAATTTGACGCAGATCTGGCGCTGGGTATGCTTTATGCAAGACTCGGGCAATACGAAAAAGCTAGAAATAAGCTAAATTTAGCGCTGAGCAAGGGCGGCGACTCAAATAAAATAAACTCGATGATAGCCATCATCAACCTAAAAGACGGTAAATTTGAGGCCGCGACAAATGAAATAAAGGCCGTATTTCACGAGGATCCACTGTTTTTAAACGCGAATTTCCCTATAAAAACGATACTAAATCCCGAGCTTTTTGACGTAAATTTAGCTCAAGCGCACTTTAAAAACGACCTGTTTTTCGATAAAACCAAGCGCTACGAGACGCTGTTTTACTTCGCGCCTTACAAGGTATTTGACCCGAACCAAACGATAAACTACATAAGAAAAGGCGGCGTGAGCCTGTTTTTGGACGATGCAAGCGCGGCTGGCAACTACCTAAACGCTAGCGGCGCGCTCTCAAAGGTAAATTTAGAGCTCTCATCAGCCATCGCAAACGCCCTAAACTACAAGCTAAAGCAGGCCAACGCGCAGTTCGCCTCGCTCATCTCGCTCTATCCAGAACACTCGGTTTTACACTACGACCTAGCGCTTAGCTACGCGCAGCTTGGCAACTTTAGCATGGCGGCAAAGCACTTTATCATGAGCTACCATCTAGACCCGACGAACCACCTAGCAGGCGTACTAGGCGCTATCGCAAACGATATAAATGCAGTGGATAACGCTAAACTACTACAAGAAATTTCAGAAAATCTCGACCACGACTCTAGCTCAAAAGACGCGCCCGTTAGCCAGGCTCTGATGGCGCTCATAGCAAATAATAGCGGCGCTTTAATGCGCTGGCTAGAAGAAGATAAGGAAGAGACCGCGCTAAATTTAGCCTTTGACGCGATAATCGCAAAGATGACCGACAAGGGTGCAGAGTTTGCTAAAAAGACGCAAATTTTAAAGGCTAAGCTGCCTGAAGATATCGTAGCTAATATCCTTGATTTTATCGCAAACTACAAGGATGAAGGCATCAAAAAATACGTCGAGCAGATTCAAATTTACTTCCACGACAAACGGCTAAACGACGCGGCGTTTTATCACGGCGCAAACATCATCAAAGAGCAGTACATCAAGCTTTTGCAAATCTCGGGCCTACTAAACTACGAACGCCAGAAGTTAAAAGCGCTACTAAAACAAGATGCCAATAACGCCGACTTGCTCCAGACGCTAGCTTATATCGACATTTTCACGAACGATTTTGAAGAGAGCTATCAGATCTACAACCGCATAATCGACGAGTTTAAGATAAACGACGCGGGCACGCTGTTTCTAGCAGCCGTAGCTGCCATCGGCTCAAACCACCCGCAAAACGCAACCGCGCTTTTGGAGCTATCCAAGCTCACCGATCCAAACGCGATGGAAAGCCGAGTGGCGCTCGGACACCTATATCAAGAGATCGATAATATCGAAGCTGCGACGATACAATACGGGCTGATAAAAGATCCGAATTTTAAAAGCAAATTCGTTGATTTTATGATTGATTACGAGAAACTAAAAAAGTAG
- a CDS encoding 50S ribosomal protein L11 methyltransferase, protein MKDKFYELEVLCSQELRELFEDLVFSLGVTCTQETVGGFIVRDEDELDEVEFGLREYAKSLQNALGREIEFKITKSQKENKDWLNEYKKNVRPIEIGKFYIHPSWEESKSGFENIIIDPALAFGSGHHESTSACIEYLQKYAANGMSALDVGCGSGILSIALAKLGCATDACDTDEQAVQSSQKNAELNGVKFNQIWTGSVANLDKKYDVVVANIIADVILMLKNDLINLLKEDSYLVLAGVLDKYETRILEAFSSLKLVENQTKNEWKSFVFQKA, encoded by the coding sequence TTGAAAGATAAATTTTACGAGCTTGAAGTTCTTTGCTCGCAGGAGCTTCGCGAGCTTTTTGAAGATCTTGTTTTTTCTTTGGGCGTTACTTGCACGCAGGAGACTGTCGGCGGGTTTATCGTCCGAGACGAAGACGAGCTAGACGAAGTGGAATTTGGCCTACGAGAATACGCAAAATCTCTGCAAAATGCGCTTGGTCGCGAGATCGAATTTAAGATAACAAAAAGCCAAAAAGAAAATAAAGACTGGCTAAACGAATACAAAAAAAACGTTAGACCGATAGAAATCGGTAAATTTTACATCCACCCAAGCTGGGAAGAGTCTAAAAGCGGGTTTGAAAACATTATCATCGACCCCGCTCTTGCCTTTGGTTCGGGTCACCACGAGAGTACGAGCGCTTGTATAGAGTATCTGCAAAAATACGCCGCAAACGGCATGAGCGCGCTTGACGTGGGTTGCGGAAGCGGGATACTAAGCATCGCTCTAGCAAAACTAGGTTGCGCCACGGATGCCTGCGATACCGACGAACAAGCAGTGCAAAGCTCGCAGAAAAACGCCGAGCTAAACGGGGTTAAATTTAACCAAATTTGGACCGGTTCGGTGGCAAATTTGGATAAAAAATACGATGTCGTCGTCGCAAACATCATCGCCGACGTGATACTAATGCTAAAAAATGATTTGATAAATTTGCTAAAAGAGGACTCGTATCTCGTTTTAGCAGGCGTTTTGGATAAATACGAAACGCGAATTTTAGAGGCTTTTTCGTCGCTTAAGCTGGTAGAAAACCAAACTAAAAACGAGTGGAAAAGCTTCGTATTTCAAAAAGCGTAA
- the serS gene encoding serine--tRNA ligase produces MINLKLLDTRYDEFVKKLQGKNVKPEVLNELLTTFNELKAKRQALENFQAIQNAKSKELGIKARNGENTDELKNELNLNKTAMGDAADIVRAYEEKLENIASCVPNITDDDVPFGTDEDGNVCVKTVLEPTKFDFTPKEHYELGESLGWLDFERGVKLSGSRFCVLKGMGARLSRALVNYMIDFNSARGFELVNVPFLVSSNTLYGTGQLPKFEEDLYKVRDEDLYLIPTSEVPVTNLYNDEILPVESLPIKMTCYSACFRKEAGSAGRDTRGMIRQHQFEKVELVAITTPEQSAQMLDEMVACASDLLTSLELPHRHMLLCSGDLGFSAAKTIDLEVWLPGQNKYREISSVSNTRDFQARRAKIRYKDGKKNALVNTLNGSSLAVGRTLIAIMENYQKADGSIEIPEVLKRYM; encoded by the coding sequence ATGATAAATCTAAAACTACTCGACACGCGCTACGACGAGTTCGTAAAAAAATTACAAGGAAAAAACGTAAAGCCCGAGGTTTTAAACGAGCTTTTGACGACGTTTAACGAGCTAAAAGCAAAGCGCCAAGCCCTAGAAAATTTCCAAGCGATCCAAAACGCCAAAAGCAAGGAGCTAGGCATAAAGGCCAGAAACGGCGAGAACACGGACGAGCTAAAAAACGAGCTAAATTTAAACAAAACGGCGATGGGCGACGCCGCCGATATCGTGCGCGCATACGAGGAAAAACTAGAAAACATCGCAAGCTGCGTGCCAAATATCACCGACGACGATGTGCCGTTTGGCACCGATGAGGATGGCAACGTCTGCGTAAAAACGGTGCTGGAACCGACAAAATTTGACTTTACGCCAAAGGAACACTACGAGCTTGGCGAGAGCTTAGGCTGGCTTGATTTCGAGCGCGGAGTTAAGCTTTCAGGCTCGCGCTTTTGCGTGCTAAAGGGTATGGGAGCAAGGCTTAGTAGAGCGCTGGTTAATTACATGATAGACTTTAACAGCGCGCGCGGCTTTGAGCTGGTTAACGTGCCGTTTTTGGTTAGCTCAAATACGCTCTACGGCACCGGACAACTACCTAAATTTGAAGAAGATCTCTATAAAGTGCGTGACGAGGATTTGTATCTGATACCCACTAGCGAAGTGCCGGTGACTAATCTTTATAACGACGAAATTTTGCCTGTAGAGAGCCTGCCGATAAAGATGACTTGCTACTCGGCGTGCTTCCGCAAAGAAGCAGGCTCCGCCGGACGCGATACGCGCGGCATGATACGCCAACATCAGTTTGAAAAGGTCGAGCTAGTAGCTATCACGACTCCAGAACAAAGCGCGCAGATGTTAGACGAGATGGTAGCGTGCGCCAGCGACTTGCTAACTAGCCTTGAGCTGCCGCACCGCCACATGCTGCTTTGTAGCGGAGATCTGGGCTTTAGCGCGGCAAAGACGATAGACCTCGAGGTCTGGCTACCCGGACAAAATAAATACCGCGAGATAAGCTCGGTCTCAAATACCCGCGACTTCCAAGCGCGCAGGGCTAAAATCCGCTACAAAGACGGCAAGAAAAACGCTCTGGTAAACACCCTAAACGGCTCGAGCCTAGCCGTAGGCAGGACGCTCATAGCGATAATGGAAAACTACCAAAAAGCAGACGGTAGCATCGAGATCCCCGAAGTTCTTAAAAGGTATATGTAG
- the pssA gene encoding CDP-diacylglycerol--serine O-phosphatidyltransferase: MQDNQHKLQLMYILPNLFTAASAFLGIISIIASVRGYIAASAGLDDEANGYFFKAIIYIVLSLFLDGLDGRVARLTKTTSKFGVEFDSLADVIAFGVAPAMLFYFTVGHSFGRLGSLVAALFVVFGAIRLARFNVMTGTYEPSVFIGLPIPTAAIVSAFWVGLSLEYDFTRSAEWFLMFLQILLSVLMVSNIRYPSFKKVDLKRADFLRILVGLTVAFSAIYVCPIEAVTTLMSVYVSYGIIRYVFMRFKNKKIQKESE; the protein is encoded by the coding sequence ATGCAAGACAATCAGCATAAACTTCAGTTAATGTACATTTTGCCAAATTTATTCACGGCTGCTTCGGCTTTTTTGGGTATCATTAGCATCATTGCTTCCGTGCGCGGCTATATCGCGGCTAGCGCAGGGCTGGACGATGAAGCTAACGGCTATTTTTTCAAAGCCATTATCTACATAGTTTTATCGCTATTTTTGGACGGACTTGACGGACGCGTAGCGAGACTAACTAAAACCACGTCCAAATTCGGCGTAGAGTTTGATAGTCTTGCAGACGTCATAGCTTTCGGCGTAGCGCCGGCGATGCTTTTTTATTTTACGGTCGGGCATAGCTTCGGGCGTTTGGGTTCGCTAGTAGCCGCGCTGTTCGTGGTTTTTGGCGCTATTAGACTTGCACGGTTTAACGTAATGACCGGCACCTACGAACCGTCCGTTTTTATCGGCCTTCCGATACCTACGGCCGCGATCGTTTCGGCATTTTGGGTCGGGCTAAGCTTAGAATACGACTTTACAAGAAGCGCCGAGTGGTTTTTGATGTTTTTGCAAATTTTGCTTTCGGTCTTGATGGTGAGCAATATCCGCTACCCGAGCTTTAAAAAAGTAGATCTTAAAAGGGCCGATTTTTTGCGCATCTTAGTCGGACTTACGGTTGCGTTTTCGGCTATTTACGTTTGCCCCATCGAAGCGGTTACGACTTTAATGAGCGTTTATGTTTCTTACGGTATAATCCGCTATGTTTTTATGAGATTTAAAAACAAAAAAATCCAAAAGGAGAGCGAATGA
- a CDS encoding phosphatidylserine decarboxylase: MQNVGLIAKQGYKYVFVLGLLLLLALVLGVCQILFFALFALCVFWFRNPERALGSDDAYAVLSPIDGKIKSIDKIYYFDTQCVAITIRKGVFDPGALRAPCDMELLEAKQRHGLFLCNAMEASKNLNERALFVCKNSNNKFAIRVIAGPLSKGISFENFSRLKAGRRFGFLSSGEVILILPANTRISVSVGENVASAGILGFFSYEEKDARQSA, encoded by the coding sequence ATGCAAAACGTCGGGCTAATCGCAAAACAGGGCTACAAATACGTTTTCGTTTTAGGGCTTTTGCTTTTGCTTGCGCTGGTTTTGGGCGTATGTCAAATTTTATTTTTCGCGCTTTTTGCGCTTTGCGTATTTTGGTTTAGAAACCCGGAGCGAGCGCTAGGCAGCGACGATGCATACGCCGTACTTAGTCCGATCGACGGTAAGATAAAAAGTATAGATAAAATTTACTATTTTGACACGCAGTGCGTAGCCATAACTATCCGTAAGGGCGTGTTTGACCCGGGTGCGCTCAGAGCTCCTTGCGATATGGAGCTTTTAGAGGCCAAACAAAGGCACGGACTGTTTTTGTGTAATGCTATGGAAGCTTCTAAAAATTTAAACGAGCGAGCCTTGTTCGTCTGTAAAAACTCAAATAATAAATTTGCGATCCGCGTCATCGCAGGGCCTCTTAGCAAAGGCATTTCTTTTGAAAATTTTAGCCGACTAAAAGCGGGCAGGAGATTTGGCTTTTTAAGTAGCGGCGAGGTGATTTTGATACTACCCGCAAATACTCGAATAAGCGTCAGCGTAGGCGAAAATGTCGCGAGTGCGGGCATTTTAGGGTTTTTTAGCTATGAGGAAAAAGATGCAAGACAATCAGCATAA
- a CDS encoding VWA domain-containing protein, protein MKKIAFLLMIIGAFAFAKSEEAPQKSAPKQLEMVLILDKSGSMSGLESDTIGGFNSMIDKQKEAGVDAKVTTVLFDTHFRTLHDRVDIKKVENLTAKDYVASGNTALLDAVGETINKISKVEDIYAKNRAVLFVIITDGQENSSKEYSKAQIKKMISDKQEKYDWEFIFLGANIDAASEAESIGIQRSNAVKYQNSSEGVQKNFEAAAEMSKDMAMDKKSSSKWREKVLEDK, encoded by the coding sequence ATGAAAAAAATTGCGTTTTTGTTGATGATTATCGGGGCGTTTGCGTTTGCTAAAAGCGAGGAAGCGCCGCAAAAATCTGCGCCAAAGCAGCTTGAGATGGTGCTGATCCTAGATAAATCAGGCTCCATGAGCGGGCTTGAGAGCGATACGATCGGCGGCTTTAACTCTATGATCGACAAGCAAAAAGAAGCCGGCGTTGACGCAAAGGTAACTACGGTGCTTTTTGATACGCATTTTAGGACGTTGCACGATAGAGTAGATATCAAAAAGGTTGAGAATCTAACCGCAAAAGACTATGTCGCTAGCGGCAATACCGCGCTGCTAGACGCAGTCGGCGAAACGATAAATAAAATCTCAAAAGTCGAGGACATCTACGCTAAAAACAGAGCCGTGCTTTTCGTCATCATCACCGACGGGCAAGAAAACTCGAGTAAGGAGTACTCAAAGGCGCAGATCAAAAAAATGATAAGCGATAAGCAGGAAAAATACGACTGGGAGTTTATATTTTTGGGAGCGAACATCGATGCGGCTAGCGAGGCCGAGAGTATCGGCATACAGCGTTCAAATGCCGTTAAATATCAAAATAGCAGCGAAGGCGTGCAGAAAAACTTTGAGGCTGCGGCCGAGATGTCTAAAGATATGGCGATGGATAAAAAATCAAGCTCGAAGTGGCGCGAAAAGGTGCTTGAGGATAAGTAA
- a CDS encoding 2-isopropylmalate synthase translates to MNENKIIIFDTTLRDGEQSPGASMNTEEKIRIARQLERLNVDVMEVGFAAASRGDFDAIHQIAKQASNASICSLARAVDGDIKAAGEAIAPAKNRRIHTFIATSPIHMEFKLKMSPDEVIRRAVKAVEYAKTFCDDVEFSCEDACRSEMSFLKEICDAAINAGAKTINIPDTVGYLYPEEITARIGEMVKFINGRAVVSVHNHNDLGLATANSLAAIKAGARQVECTLNGIGERAGNAALEEIVMAIKTRSDVFAPLYTDIVYKEIYPSSRLLAGIIGIEPQPNKAIVGKNAFAHESGIHQDGVLKHKETYEIISAESIGLDKNSLVLGKHSGRHAFKDKLISLGFELEDSALNEAFEKFKALADKKKEIFDDDLRALVTSEIIKIPEVFEFLTLTQSSCNKGLSSAAITLRHADEIKSDAALGNGTADAIFKVIDRLSGINGVLKDYKVNAVSQGKDALANVVVKVEFDGKTVIGHGLDIDTMTASAKAYVGALNSYVKISASK, encoded by the coding sequence ATGAACGAAAATAAAATTATAATATTTGACACTACGCTTCGCGACGGCGAGCAAAGTCCCGGCGCCTCGATGAATACCGAGGAAAAAATCCGTATCGCGCGCCAGCTAGAGCGCCTAAATGTAGACGTCATGGAGGTCGGCTTTGCGGCGGCTAGCAGGGGCGATTTTGACGCGATACATCAGATCGCTAAACAAGCCTCAAACGCCTCTATCTGTTCGCTCGCCCGCGCCGTGGACGGCGATATAAAGGCTGCGGGAGAGGCTATTGCGCCTGCTAAAAACAGACGGATTCACACCTTTATCGCCACAAGCCCGATCCATATGGAGTTTAAGCTAAAAATGTCTCCCGACGAAGTAATCAGACGCGCAGTAAAAGCCGTAGAATACGCCAAAACGTTTTGCGACGACGTGGAGTTTAGCTGCGAGGACGCATGCAGGAGCGAGATGAGCTTTTTAAAAGAAATTTGCGACGCCGCTATAAACGCCGGAGCAAAAACGATCAACATCCCAGATACCGTGGGGTATCTATATCCCGAGGAGATTACCGCTCGCATAGGAGAAATGGTTAAATTTATAAACGGTCGCGCAGTCGTCTCCGTGCATAATCACAACGACCTAGGTCTAGCTACGGCAAACTCGCTAGCCGCGATAAAAGCGGGCGCCAGGCAGGTCGAGTGTACGCTAAACGGTATCGGTGAGCGTGCGGGAAATGCCGCGCTTGAAGAGATCGTGATGGCGATAAAGACGCGTAGCGACGTATTCGCGCCGCTTTATACGGACATAGTTTATAAAGAAATTTATCCTAGCTCGCGCCTGCTAGCGGGTATCATCGGTATCGAGCCGCAGCCAAACAAAGCCATCGTCGGCAAAAACGCCTTCGCTCACGAAAGCGGCATCCACCAAGACGGCGTGCTAAAACACAAAGAAACCTACGAAATCATCAGCGCCGAGAGCATCGGGCTGGATAAAAACTCGCTCGTGCTTGGCAAACACTCGGGTCGCCACGCCTTTAAAGATAAGCTAATTAGCCTTGGTTTTGAGCTCGAAGATAGCGCGCTAAACGAGGCGTTTGAGAAATTTAAGGCGCTAGCGGATAAGAAAAAAGAGATATTTGACGACGATTTGCGCGCGCTGGTAACTAGCGAGATCATCAAGATCCCCGAAGTTTTCGAGTTTTTGACGCTAACGCAAAGCAGCTGCAACAAAGGCTTAAGCAGTGCTGCTATCACGCTTCGCCACGCAGACGAGATCAAGAGCGACGCGGCGCTTGGCAACGGTACGGCGGACGCGATATTTAAGGTCATCGACCGTCTAAGCGGCATAAACGGCGTACTAAAAGACTATAAGGTAAACGCCGTTTCGCAAGGCAAAGACGCGCTGGCAAACGTCGTAGTAAAGGTCGAATTTGACGGCAAAACCGTCATCGGACACGGCCTTGATATCGATACGATGACGGCGAGCGCTAAAGCGTACGTGGGCGCGCTAAACAGCTACGTTAAAATTAGCGCCTCGAAGTAA
- the ftsH gene encoding ATP-dependent zinc metalloprotease FtsH, protein MDNRKNDDKNLNNGGNGFFNKNPIMIFAIFAVVVVLVFKGLSGDVDGMSITGQSVVTAKNLSYSDIKEMIKNKQVAKVGISETSIKAVDNGGAVYTAKRVGDPTLVPLLEEQKIPYGAYSETNWFTEMIFSWVLPIFIFFGIWMFLASRMQRNMGGGILGMGSSKKLVNSEKPKVKFTDVAGVQEAKEEVKEIVDFLKHPDRYINLGAKIPKGVLLVGPPGTGKTLLAKAVAGEADVPFFSVSGSSFIEMFVGVGASRVRDLFENAKKEAPAIVFIDEIDAIGKSRAASGMIGGNDEREQTLNQLLAEMDGFSSDASPVIVLAATNRPEVLDAALLRPGRFDRQVLVDKPDFKGRIEILRVHMKDIKLDHSVSIEDIARMTAGLAGADLANIINEAALLAGRKEKGKVEQADLLEAVERAIAGLEKKSRRINPKEKRIVAYHESGHALIAETTKGANRVTKVSIIPRGLAALGYTLHTPEENKFMMQRHELMAEVDVLLAGRAAEEVFIKEISTGAGNDLERATDILRSMISIYGMSDIAGLMVLEKRRSTFLAGGQADRDYSDKTAEKVDEFIKTTLDERYKHVLETLRTYGDAIEKMVEALYEEETIEGAKVREIIANYEKERGLPSRLVNLEDKEEQA, encoded by the coding sequence ATGGATAACAGAAAAAACGATGATAAAAATTTAAATAACGGCGGAAACGGCTTTTTTAATAAAAATCCGATTATGATTTTCGCGATTTTCGCAGTAGTCGTCGTGCTGGTGTTTAAGGGGCTAAGCGGCGACGTAGACGGTATGTCGATAACCGGACAAAGCGTGGTAACTGCTAAAAATTTATCGTATTCTGATATAAAAGAGATGATAAAAAATAAACAAGTCGCAAAGGTCGGCATCTCTGAAACCTCGATAAAAGCCGTGGATAACGGCGGTGCGGTCTATACGGCAAAGAGGGTGGGCGACCCTACTTTGGTTCCTCTTTTAGAGGAGCAAAAGATTCCTTACGGAGCCTATAGCGAGACGAATTGGTTTACCGAGATGATTTTCTCGTGGGTGCTTCCTATTTTTATTTTCTTTGGGATTTGGATGTTTTTGGCTAGCCGTATGCAGCGAAACATGGGTGGCGGAATCCTTGGAATGGGCAGCTCCAAAAAGCTCGTAAACTCGGAAAAACCGAAGGTTAAATTTACCGACGTAGCGGGCGTGCAGGAGGCTAAAGAGGAAGTCAAGGAAATCGTGGATTTTCTAAAGCATCCGGATAGATATATAAATTTGGGCGCCAAAATCCCAAAAGGCGTGCTTTTGGTGGGGCCTCCCGGCACCGGTAAGACCTTGCTGGCAAAAGCCGTCGCGGGCGAAGCGGACGTGCCGTTTTTCTCGGTTTCGGGATCGAGCTTTATAGAGATGTTCGTCGGCGTGGGCGCTAGCCGCGTGAGGGATCTTTTTGAAAATGCAAAAAAAGAAGCTCCGGCGATCGTCTTTATAGACGAGATCGACGCCATCGGCAAGAGCCGCGCAGCTAGCGGCATGATCGGCGGAAACGACGAGCGCGAGCAGACGCTAAACCAGCTTTTAGCCGAGATGGACGGCTTTAGCTCGGATGCATCGCCCGTTATCGTGCTTGCCGCGACGAACCGTCCCGAGGTGCTTGACGCTGCGCTTTTAAGGCCGGGTAGATTTGACAGGCAGGTGCTTGTCGATAAGCCCGATTTTAAAGGTAGGATCGAAATTTTACGCGTGCACATGAAAGATATCAAGCTTGATCATAGCGTCAGTATTGAGGATATCGCGCGCATGACGGCGGGCCTTGCGGGTGCGGATCTGGCAAACATCATAAACGAAGCCGCGCTACTAGCTGGCAGAAAAGAAAAAGGCAAAGTGGAGCAGGCTGATTTGCTAGAGGCCGTCGAACGTGCGATCGCGGGTCTTGAGAAAAAATCTCGCCGCATAAATCCGAAAGAAAAGCGCATCGTGGCCTATCACGAGAGCGGACACGCGCTCATAGCAGAGACTACCAAAGGCGCAAACAGAGTCACCAAGGTATCAATCATACCGCGCGGACTTGCGGCACTTGGCTACACGCTTCATACGCCTGAAGAGAATAAATTTATGATGCAGCGCCACGAGCTGATGGCTGAAGTGGATGTGCTTTTAGCCGGACGCGCGGCAGAAGAGGTCTTTATAAAAGAGATCTCAACTGGTGCGGGCAACGACCTAGAGCGAGCGACCGATATACTTCGCTCGATGATCTCGATATACGGCATGAGCGATATCGCAGGACTTATGGTGCTTGAAAAGCGCCGCAGTACTTTCCTAGCCGGCGGTCAGGCCGATAGGGACTATAGCGACAAGACGGCGGAAAAAGTGGACGAATTTATTAAAACCACACTTGATGAGCGCTATAAACACGTGCTTGAGACGCTAAGAACTTACGGCGACGCGATAGAAAAGATGGTTGAGGCGCTTTACGAAGAGGAAACTATCGAGGGCGCAAAGGTTAGAGAGATCATCGCAAACTACGAAAAAGAGCGCGGTCTGCCTAGTAGGCTCGTAAATTTAGAAGACAAAGAGGAACAAGCGTAA